In one window of Leptospira sp. GIMC2001 DNA:
- the ahpC gene encoding alkyl hydroperoxide reductase subunit C, with the protein MAIINKRIPEFQAEAFKDGKFIQISDKDIIGKWSVFCFYPADFTFVCPTELGDLADHHAQLKEMGVEVFSVSTDTHFTHMAWHDASETIKKIKFAMIGDPTGKITRGFDVMIEEDGLALRGTFVVNPEGLIKVAEIHDLGIGRSAADLVRKVQAAQYVATHNGEVCPAKWTPGTKTLKPGPDLVGKI; encoded by the coding sequence ATGGCGATAATCAATAAAAGAATTCCAGAATTTCAAGCAGAAGCATTCAAAGATGGTAAATTCATCCAGATCAGTGATAAAGATATCATTGGAAAATGGAGTGTTTTCTGTTTCTATCCAGCAGATTTTACTTTTGTATGTCCAACAGAATTGGGTGATTTAGCGGATCATCATGCTCAATTGAAAGAAATGGGCGTTGAAGTTTTCTCCGTATCTACAGATACACATTTCACTCATATGGCATGGCATGACGCAAGCGAGACAATTAAGAAAATCAAATTCGCGATGATCGGTGACCCAACCGGTAAGATCACTCGAGGTTTTGATGTTATGATTGAAGAGGATGGTCTAGCGTTGAGAGGAACATTTGTTGTTAACCCTGAAGGTTTGATCAAAGTTGCAGAGATTCATGATCTCGGGATTGGTCGATCTGCTGCAGACTTAGTTCGAAAAGTACAAGCTGCTCAATACGTTGCAACTCACAACGGAGAAGTATGCCCAGCTAAATGGACACCTGGAACCAAGACACTTAAACCTGGTCCAGATCTAGTGGGTAAAATATAA
- a CDS encoding efflux RND transporter permease subunit has protein sequence MIQSIIRFSVDHKWNVLIITFFLIVLSIFSIKNIPIDVIPDLSEKQVIIYSKWDRNPSIIEDQVTYPIISAMLGTPKVKTVRGITDYGSSFVYVIFEEDTDLYWARSRVLEYLSSIQSKLPKDVDTSIGPDATGVGWIYQYIIHDTTSKLSLDEMRSIQDFKLKFLLQSVQGVSEVASVGGYRKQYQIRVDPNQLIYYNISMKDIIEIVRESNNEVSGRLLEVSGIEFMVQGYGYIKSLQDLENIVVKLNNNGTPVYLKNVAEVRFGPEFRRGITDYNGKGEVTGGIIVMRNNENALEVIDSIKEKISLIADQLPKGIEIVPIYDRSIFIRETIDSIFFKLIEEIIIVSIIIIIFLWHFPSAIVPVITIPLAILFAFIPLHFFGIGSNLMTLAGIAISIGVLVDGSIVEVENAYRKIEDWDRNGRIEKFEKIRLDALLEVGPSVFFSLLVIAVAFIPIFALENQEGKMFIPLAWSKNITMFIAAVLAITVDPVIRMSFSRIDPFHFRSKLLSKFANTVLIGKYRPEEDHPITKRLLKFYSPIIDQVLKRPKAIIASSLGIILLTIPLASKIGTEFMPPLYEGNILYMPTTLPGLTAANAESLLMEMDRRIIAFPEVEKVLGKAGRADTATDPSPLTMFETIIILKPVQEWRDRTPNCDTIQPFPKFICDSLPNFIPKFIGLFMPTKISQEELVSLLNAELDFPGVSNAWTMPIRARIDMLNTGFRTPIGIKILGDNIENIDLVGQEIQNLLVTHREIRSVFAERTLGGNYIDIIPNRIQMARYGISLKTLQEIISSAIGGETITESVEGRNRFSVNIRYPYVYRDSPRKLETILIPSSNNGHIPLGDVASIQTRKGAAMIRNDNGFIAGYVYIDTNVNDIDGLVTDLKALITENISLPESVFLEWSGQSESIIRVRKRLMIIVPFTILLILFLLYKNTGSIVKTGIVFLAVPFSLVGAVFLIWFLGYQWSVAVLVGMIALIGLDAETGVFMLMYLDLSLEEFKKNKSLNNVDDLKSAIHHGAVKRIRPKIMTVLSAFLGLLPIMWSIGPGSDMMKRIAAPLVGGIFSSFFLELLIYPAIYYLWHKKILFGNHQSN, from the coding sequence ATGATCCAATCCATAATACGATTTTCCGTTGATCATAAATGGAATGTTTTGATAATAACTTTTTTCTTGATTGTTCTCTCTATTTTTTCTATCAAAAACATTCCCATCGATGTCATTCCTGATTTGTCAGAGAAACAAGTAATTATCTACTCAAAGTGGGATAGGAATCCATCAATCATTGAAGATCAAGTTACCTATCCAATTATTTCTGCCATGCTTGGCACCCCTAAAGTAAAAACAGTTCGAGGAATTACAGACTATGGTTCTTCCTTTGTATATGTGATCTTTGAAGAGGATACAGATTTATATTGGGCTAGATCTAGAGTTCTAGAATATCTTTCCTCCATTCAATCTAAACTACCAAAAGATGTAGATACAAGTATTGGTCCTGATGCAACGGGTGTAGGTTGGATATATCAATACATTATCCATGATACAACAAGCAAACTTTCATTAGATGAAATGCGATCCATACAAGATTTTAAATTGAAATTTTTATTGCAGTCTGTACAGGGAGTATCCGAGGTCGCCTCTGTCGGAGGTTATAGAAAACAATACCAAATCCGAGTCGATCCAAACCAACTCATCTATTACAATATCAGCATGAAAGATATTATAGAAATAGTAAGGGAAAGTAATAATGAAGTAAGTGGAAGGCTATTGGAAGTTTCGGGAATTGAATTTATGGTTCAAGGTTATGGTTATATCAAGAGTCTTCAAGATTTAGAAAATATCGTAGTTAAGTTAAATAATAACGGAACCCCAGTTTATCTTAAGAATGTTGCGGAAGTGCGATTCGGACCAGAGTTTAGACGTGGAATCACAGATTACAATGGTAAAGGAGAAGTAACCGGCGGAATCATTGTGATGAGAAATAACGAAAATGCACTTGAAGTTATAGACTCAATCAAAGAAAAAATATCTTTAATAGCAGATCAACTTCCTAAAGGTATCGAAATTGTTCCGATCTATGATCGATCCATTTTTATTCGTGAGACAATTGATTCTATTTTTTTCAAATTGATAGAAGAGATTATAATTGTATCGATTATAATCATTATTTTTCTCTGGCATTTCCCATCGGCAATTGTTCCTGTTATCACCATTCCACTCGCGATTCTATTTGCTTTTATTCCATTGCATTTTTTTGGAATTGGATCCAATCTCATGACACTTGCTGGTATTGCAATATCAATTGGAGTCTTAGTGGATGGATCAATTGTAGAAGTAGAAAATGCATATAGGAAAATAGAAGATTGGGATCGCAACGGAAGAATTGAAAAATTTGAAAAGATACGCTTGGATGCTCTTCTTGAAGTGGGACCATCTGTATTCTTTTCTCTTCTTGTGATAGCAGTTGCCTTTATTCCAATTTTTGCCTTAGAAAACCAAGAAGGTAAAATGTTTATTCCTCTCGCTTGGAGTAAAAACATAACGATGTTTATTGCAGCAGTTCTTGCAATAACAGTAGATCCTGTTATTCGAATGAGCTTTTCTCGTATCGATCCATTTCACTTCAGATCTAAACTGTTGAGTAAATTTGCAAATACAGTACTGATAGGTAAATATAGACCGGAAGAAGACCATCCAATTACAAAAAGACTTTTGAAATTCTATTCACCTATCATAGATCAGGTTTTAAAAAGACCAAAAGCGATAATAGCATCTTCACTCGGTATTATACTATTAACAATACCTCTTGCTTCGAAGATTGGAACTGAATTTATGCCACCTTTATACGAAGGAAATATTCTCTATATGCCTACAACATTGCCAGGTCTTACAGCCGCAAATGCTGAGAGTTTACTTATGGAAATGGATCGTAGAATTATTGCATTCCCTGAAGTTGAGAAGGTTCTCGGCAAAGCAGGTAGAGCAGATACCGCAACAGATCCTTCTCCTTTAACAATGTTTGAAACTATCATCATTTTAAAACCAGTTCAAGAATGGAGAGACCGCACTCCAAATTGTGATACGATCCAACCATTTCCGAAGTTCATTTGTGATAGTTTACCGAATTTTATACCAAAATTCATTGGATTATTTATGCCGACAAAGATAAGCCAAGAAGAATTGGTAAGCTTACTCAATGCAGAATTGGATTTTCCTGGCGTATCCAATGCTTGGACTATGCCAATACGAGCAAGAATTGATATGTTGAATACTGGATTTAGAACTCCAATTGGAATCAAGATATTAGGAGATAATATTGAGAATATAGATCTAGTAGGTCAAGAAATTCAAAATCTTTTAGTTACTCATAGAGAGATAAGATCTGTTTTTGCAGAACGAACACTCGGAGGTAATTATATTGATATCATTCCAAATCGCATTCAGATGGCTCGGTATGGAATAAGTCTAAAAACTTTGCAAGAAATTATTTCATCAGCAATTGGTGGAGAGACCATCACTGAGAGCGTTGAAGGACGAAATCGTTTCAGTGTAAATATTCGATACCCATATGTTTACCGTGATAGTCCGAGAAAATTGGAAACAATTTTAATTCCATCATCTAACAATGGCCATATTCCACTTGGTGATGTAGCATCTATTCAGACTAGGAAAGGAGCTGCGATGATTCGAAACGACAATGGATTCATTGCAGGTTATGTTTATATCGATACAAATGTGAATGACATAGACGGCTTGGTAACAGACTTAAAAGCATTGATAACAGAAAATATAAGCTTACCCGAATCCGTTTTTTTGGAATGGAGCGGTCAATCTGAGAGTATAATTCGAGTTAGAAAAAGATTGATGATCATTGTTCCCTTCACTATTTTATTGATTCTTTTTCTTTTGTATAAGAATACTGGATCCATAGTAAAAACAGGAATCGTTTTCTTAGCTGTGCCCTTCTCTCTCGTTGGTGCAGTCTTCTTAATTTGGTTTCTCGGTTATCAATGGTCTGTTGCAGTCTTAGTTGGAATGATCGCATTGATTGGACTCGATGCAGAGACTGGAGTTTTCATGCTGATGTATTTGGATCTATCTCTTGAAGAATTCAAAAAGAATAAATCTCTTAACAATGTTGATGATTTAAAATCGGCGATTCATCACGGAGCAGTAAAAAGAATTCGACCAAAGATTATGACAGTTCTATCTGCTTTCTTGGGTCTACTGCCAATCATGTGGTCAATTGGTCCAGGATCAGATATGATGAAAAGGATTGCCGCTCCTTTGGTCGGAGGAATTTTTTCTAGTTTCTTCTTGGAGCTCTTAATATATCCTGCAATATACTACCTTTGGCATAAAAAGATTCTATTTGGCAATCATCAGTCCAATTAG